The following proteins are encoded in a genomic region of Candidatus Cybelea sp.:
- a CDS encoding ATP-binding protein: MNTHYRADYTNDIRNVALARRGVAGFASACGFSESEIADIRLAAGEALSNAVEHGSCGANTLGFTVECRFDGSELSIEVRDSGNGFPMPGHHGSIKPDHRGRGFGIFLMRRLMDDVAFSSNGTVVRLVRRHSAGRRLSLNGERVV; encoded by the coding sequence TTGAATACACATTATCGAGCCGACTATACAAATGACATCCGCAACGTCGCCTTAGCGCGACGGGGAGTGGCAGGCTTTGCTAGTGCCTGCGGCTTCTCGGAAAGCGAGATTGCGGACATCCGTCTTGCTGCGGGCGAGGCGCTGAGCAACGCCGTCGAGCACGGAAGCTGCGGCGCGAACACGCTCGGCTTTACGGTCGAGTGCCGCTTCGACGGTTCGGAGCTCTCGATCGAGGTCCGCGATAGCGGCAACGGCTTTCCTATGCCGGGCCATCACGGGAGCATCAAGCCCGATCACCGCGGCCGCGGGTTCGGGATTTTCCTCATGCGGCGTCTAATGGACGACGTCGCGTTCTCGAGCAACGGAACGGTCGTCCGATTGGTTCGCCGGCACTCGGCCGGCCGGCGTCTCTCGCTCAACGGCGAGCGGGTCGTCTAG
- a CDS encoding S41 family peptidase → MMLKRDLLRYAALCTAAVICFGAAPAGEVLPYQVAGDVAESYRLLTTTYYDPVEPHVLLAAAGGALVDTARKHGVAISPPALHASYDRDATVAQLDAAIANAAHAAHVPPSEFAYAAIIAMAKAVNDRYTQFFTPTEFKAFNEALDPARIGGIGVMIEPDAVTGFVRLTYVLPGTPAERAGLQVGDLVMSVNGTATKGLAVDAVSALLRGQAGTVVSVTLSRANATSVVSITRDNVQPPTVIYKMLADNIGYVWVMAFGRATPTEFDQALTRLNQQGAKALVLDLRNDGGGYVDSALDISSRFIANKALLTVEERGRHDTTIHADPNPSITLPVSVLVNQYTASASEITAGALQDDGIAMLVGAKTFGKGVMQTLTPLPDGAAIKITTAHYLTPNRRDINLRGINPDIRIDENQNARFGEIDRDSQLRAAISQLQKQIATKS, encoded by the coding sequence ATGATGCTCAAACGCGATCTCCTTCGTTATGCTGCGCTTTGTACGGCAGCGGTCATCTGTTTTGGCGCAGCGCCGGCCGGCGAGGTCTTGCCGTATCAGGTTGCCGGTGACGTCGCGGAGAGCTATCGTCTATTGACGACGACCTATTACGATCCCGTCGAGCCGCACGTGCTGCTCGCTGCAGCCGGCGGTGCGCTCGTCGACACGGCTCGTAAACACGGGGTCGCGATTTCGCCGCCGGCCCTGCACGCGAGCTACGATCGCGACGCGACGGTTGCGCAGCTCGACGCCGCGATCGCGAACGCCGCGCATGCAGCGCACGTGCCTCCCAGCGAGTTCGCCTACGCGGCGATCATTGCGATGGCGAAGGCCGTGAACGATCGTTACACGCAGTTCTTTACGCCTACGGAGTTCAAGGCGTTCAACGAGGCCTTGGATCCGGCGCGCATTGGCGGTATCGGCGTGATGATCGAGCCCGACGCCGTCACCGGCTTCGTTCGCCTCACCTACGTTCTCCCCGGCACGCCCGCCGAACGCGCTGGCCTGCAGGTCGGAGACCTCGTGATGTCGGTCAATGGTACGGCGACAAAGGGCCTCGCAGTGGACGCGGTCAGCGCGCTGTTGCGCGGCCAGGCCGGCACCGTCGTATCGGTGACCCTCTCCCGCGCGAATGCAACCTCGGTCGTCTCGATTACGCGCGACAACGTCCAGCCGCCGACCGTAATCTATAAGATGCTGGCCGATAACATCGGCTACGTCTGGGTGATGGCCTTCGGACGAGCGACGCCCACGGAGTTCGACCAGGCGCTAACGCGCCTCAACCAGCAGGGCGCAAAGGCGCTCGTTCTCGACCTGCGCAACGATGGCGGCGGCTACGTTGACTCGGCGTTGGATATCAGCTCGAGGTTCATCGCCAACAAGGCGCTGTTGACGGTCGAAGAGCGCGGGCGTCACGATACGACGATTCACGCCGACCCTAATCCCTCGATTACGCTGCCGGTCAGCGTGCTCGTCAATCAGTACACCGCCTCGGCTTCGGAGATCACCGCGGGTGCGCTGCAGGACGACGGAATCGCGATGCTGGTTGGCGCCAAGACGTTCGGTAAGGGCGTCATGCAGACGCTGACGCCGCTGCCGGACGGAGCGGCGATCAAGATCACTACCGCGCACTATCTCACGCCGAACCGCCGCGACATCAACCTGCGCGGCATCAATCCCGATATTCGAATCGACGAGAATCAGAACGCACGGTTCGGCGAGATCGATCGCGACTCGCAGCTCCGCGCAGCGATCTCTCAACTGCAGAAGCAGATCGCGACGAAGAGTTAG